In Cinclus cinclus chromosome 1, bCinCin1.1, whole genome shotgun sequence, the sequence TGCAGATGCTCCAGGTAGAAGCATCTCTTTTTGAGCATGGCACAATTTCCTTTTCAGAGGCCTTTCAGAAAACCAAGACTTAGCACAGATTATGTTCCCTTAAATATAAATTCAGAGTAAAACCAACATTTGCTCTTCTTGTGCATGGCCATAACTGAAAAAGAGCATTCATGTGCTGACATTAAAACATGCAGTTCTCTATGTGTAAATACTGTCTTGCCCATATAGAAGCCCGAACTGATGATAAACTGCACATTTATCCTGTTGAATCTTAGCTTTACCTTGTAAAAATTGAGTGATACCCTCCTTCATCAGACAGACATTGTCAAATGCACGCTCTGTCATAACTTGGTTACTTAATAcagctttcttttttgctttcttttttttttttttaccttaaagCATTACTGGGAGTGGACCATTACTTAAAGCCCCCCGATTAgtcctggaaaagcagcaatCACCAGATGGCATTTTCCTCTACAACGGCGGCAAGTTCACAGGAAGTTCTCAAAGAACCATCACGAGTGAAGGACAAGGTTTCTCCAAAAGCATCctagaaaaacagaaacttATTATAAGCAGGCACCATCCCCCAACTGAAAGACACCATGCACTTGGAAATCACATCTCACAAATGTTCCCAGAGAGCAACAATATCTCTCAAAGGGCGGGAGTGTCTTTTTCATTCTCTAAAAAGGTCCCTTTGAAGCTTGAGTCCTCAGCATCAGTCTTCAGTGAGAACTCTGAAGAAGGAAATGACTGTAGTGAGTCCCCCAGccataaaaaaaagcaaataattgaGGGCTGTCATTCTGTCACACTTTTGGAGGAGCAACTGAAAGCAAGTTTGGATAAAGAGTCACCTATTACACAACACGGAATGGATTGGGATAACAGTGCCTCAAGTCACATAGCTGCAAAACCTAAAATGctaaaggaaaatgagaaaagtaGTGATAGgcaatcagaagaaaaattcagatCTAATCCTTTATTTTCTAAAGTCAAAATACCACTttcaaatttgaatttttctgcttcactgAAAGAAACAGAGCAAGAGAGCAACCTGAATGAATCTGAACAATTCTCAGAAAATCCCATTTCATCTTCATGGCAAGCTAGCAATTTCTGTACACAGCTGAACACCTACAAGCACAGCAATGCCCACCTACCAGACCATCTATCTGAGCTCCCACGACAGCCAGCAGCTGAGCTGAACAACATTGATGACAGTTCTGGAgtgataaaaaaagaaagacctTTGGAGATTACAGAAACCACAGATGGAAATATGGGAACACTTGCAAAGGAGAACATGGCTAAAGAATTCAAGCCCCAGACATTCCCTTTCCTCCATGTAGTGAGCAAAGATGGCACCACTGCTCTGCAGTGGCCCACAGAATTACTTTTGTTTACAAAAACTGAGCCCCATATTTCATATGGCTGTAATCCATTGTATTTTGACTTCAGACTCTCTTTAAATCACAGGGAGGGTAAACAGCGTGaaacaaacaaagcaagctGTAAAGAGCTCTCTAAAAATAAGATTGTAGATGAATATGAACCCTCAGGTTtaataaaacacaagaaaatgtCAAATGAACAAGATAATCAGTTGTTGAAACCAAAGAAGATGAAAGGTTCCCTAAACACAAGAAAGGCCAAGCAAAAAGCTGAGTCAGATGTAGGGAAAGAAATGAATGAAAACAGTCGAAAATGCATTGCAGATTATTTGAATGAAAATATACCCAAAGTGCCTGCTTACCTTGATGTCTCACAAAAGGATTATGTGACAGAAAAAAGTCTTTATACAACAACATTGAGAagacctttaaaaaataatttccatggcTGTGAAAGTAAAACTCAGAACATTCGAAATGAAAGCAtgtccttttctgcttttatgtCTAGGATTAAAAAATCTGAATCTTCAAAATGTCATTTAATTGATTCTGAAGAAAAGCATGACAACCAAAGTGACTCCAGATCCCTTCAAGATGTGGTCAGCTGCAGCAGTGATATAAGTGACAGCGGAAAAGATTCTAGTGGAAGTTTCTTTAGTTGTAAATCCAGTTCAAACAGCAGGTATTCAGATAATGAACGATGTGGAAGTTACACAAGATGCTGGAGAGTCTCATCTCCTCAAAAGTCCTCGTCTGGCAGACATTCCAGCTATTCTGACACTTCAGTTAGCAGTACAAGTAGCTACATGAGCTACACGAGTCCCACATCAAACaatcacagaagaaataatttgctttgttgttgtaaaagaaaaagcaagacaGATGAAAGGCACAAATGTAAACACAGAAAGCACAAGTGTATTCTCACTTCAGATGATACAGATGAGGATAATCTTTGTGATAGTAGAAGTCACAGAACTAAAAACTGCATTCAGAGTGGCACAATTAAATATCAAAAAAGCTCAAGACTTAAAGTTCTACAAATCAGAGACAGATCTAAACACAGCAGATGTAGACATCAGCATTTTGGCAAAGTGCATAGTAGGAGTAGAAACTACCACAAATCCAAAAGTGGTTCCACCAGTGATTCAAGAAGCAGTGAAAGATCATCTAGCAGCAGAATGTCAAGAGGCAGCAGTTCAGGATCCTTCTCAAAAGAGACTGACAACTGtgacaataaaacaaaagaggATGCTGAGAGAGGTTCTAATGTTGAACCAGGAAAAGCTGAAACTGCACATTCCAACTCTTTGAATGTGAATAACCAGTCTAAAATGTTTGCCACCTGCTCTTCCAAAAACGTGGCAAAAGACatatggggaaaaagaaagtcaATGACAGCCAAGTTGCTTTTAGAAAGAGTGCAGTCTAAGAAAACCCAGGAACAAATGCATGATTCAGAGAGATTTTCAATCAGTAGTGGGGTAGAATTAAAGGATCACTCACAAAGTCACTTTGCTCTTCAATTTTCATCATCAGTAGATGACACTGCAATGTTACCTTTGCCAGAGAAAGTGCTAAGCATTGGTGAAAATGACATGGGACATAATGAAATCAGTTCATTGGAaaacagtgagaagaaaaacaactcaGAAGCATCAGAGAAAACTAATGTTGCTCTTTCACCTGGAACTGATTATGATCATTGTTTTCTTAAAGACATAATTCAAATTGAAACAGGCTATCAGAGCCCAAGCATAAAAAGGAACACAGCAATAAAGGAACAAACCAATCTCTTCATTACTGAAATGCAGCCCTTTATACAAAGCTGTGATCCAGTACCAAATGATTTCCCTGGTGCTTTTCCCTCCAATAGATATTCTGTTGCTAATTCGACAGAGACCAAAGAAGAACTACATGATGTAAACATGGACTTGAACCGGGCAGAAGGCAGTTCAGACTCTTTTTGTGATAATGCTATGCAGAAGTATGGTGACACACTAAATGACCTACAAGTGTACAGTAAATCCACCTCCCCTCCTTTAACACAGCAGCCTATCACATTTACACCAGAAGAAGTAGACAAATACAGGTTGCTGCAGATGCAAGCccagcagcacatgcagaaacAACTTCTGGCAAAACATCTGAAAGTTTTGCCTGCCCCAAGACCAGCTGCCTTCTCTGCAACACCAGCAGTTCCTGCCCTCCCTGTTCAGCAGCAGGCTACTGTCACCACCATCCACCACACGCTGCTGCAACGCTTTGCTGTCTCAGCATCTGTGCACCCCCACGGCAGCCATCTCTCCTTGGcacccctccatcccctctctcAGGCCCATTTTGCCCCTATATCCCTGTCTCCATTAGTACCAACCCTCATCCCCACCCATTCTGCTTTGCTGACGGGACATCCACTGCATTTAGTTTCTACCACTCCTCTCCACCCTTCCCCACTCTCCTTCCCTGCGCTGCCACATGCTGCATATATCCCAGCCTTATTTACACCACACCTGAACACAGCCACACCCTCTGCTATACACTCAAATCTCTTAGTTCATCCCTTATTCCAAGGACAAGACCCCCATCACTATTCTTGTTCTATCCAGACCCAACAGTTACCTACAGCAAAAGAAGTTTTCAGTGTTTCTAGCTACTTAAACTAGCCCAAATGATTTCGCCATGGCTCCAACcccaaatttaaataaaattaagcattCAGCATTCAGTCACATCCAAGGGGAAACCTGCTGTTTTGATGAGAGCACAACAGCAACAGTTTTAAAGTCCACAATCTGGCTGACAGCATATGAATGTTGATTTTATTCTTGTATCACTGAGGAAAAGCTGCTATAAAGCCTTTCATGATGCCATCACAAGAAGGATGGGTGGCCAGTGTCACTCTAcagaatgttttaaaagaatAGCGTGAAGTAGGACTGTCAGTAGGAAAGGGAACACAGCACCCAGACAGAATGAGATCAACATCAACACTGATGAGGGATTTAAAGTAGCACAATTTAAGGTTGAGCAATCTTGACACACCTCACAGATTTGAGTTTCTGAGTTTGTGTATGAAATGGTTCCTGGTTTGTTTAAGGTATGTTAGACTGAGCAAAAATAAGGTGCCTGGGACCAGCAGACGCTGGGGCTGTCTCCTGGCCAAAGTAAGCTGGAGAGGCTCAGAGGGAGGGGTGATGAGTTCACACTAGAAGATGAGGACCACAACAACATCTTGAAGACACTTTAGTGATTTCATCCCTGCATATGTTGCTTGGACAGTGTAAAGGGACTGCAGTCAGGCCATGGGTACATAACAAAATATTCCCTTAGCACAgggagctctgtgctggcagaagCAGGCTGCTTCTTTTGTCTCTGAGCCAAGCATCCACGAAGGCTCTCCGAGAAGCCAAGTTCTTTGGCACTGACTGTGTATGGCTGTGTCACAAGGCACGTCAGGGTGAGCCACACCAGCCCAGAACTGCCAAGCAGCAGGGTTGGCTTTGAACCTCAGTGGTCCTTGGCCAAAACTGCAACATGTTTTTCCTACCAAACTGAGCTCTGATGTGTGGAAGAATCTTTCCCAAAGaatgtgtaaatattttcatccCTCTcacaaacaacagaaacaatTGGCTGGGTCTTATAAAATCATGCTGATATTCATAAAGACACAGAAGTAAAATTTTGATCTAAAACTGGGTCTACAGGATCAGAGAAAAACTTGTTCAAGTACTCAGCATTTAAAAGTACATTGAATCTAAATAAATATGTCAAGATTCTCGCATGGCTTCCCAAAATCTCAACAAGTAAATTGAAATTACAAATCCAAAAATGAATGCATGTATCCAACCTTCAGAGTAATGTGTGGCTGAAATTGTTCGTAATAACTGTGTGTCTGGAAATAGGTGAAGGCTTCAGCATCTCTTTGAATGGCATAGTTTGACTTTTTTTATAAGGTTTCTAACTGAACACTGGATATTTAGCATGAAATTAGTTCATAATAATGGTTAGACTGCAGGCATGCTTCCCAATAAAATTGGGTCATGAGGTATCCAACAGACAGTACCTGTTTGTTTGGATtcaaaaatttgaaattatttcagttcatTTGCAATTAAGGTAGTGCACAAAATGTATCTTTCAGAATCAATATAGAACATATTGAAAAACCTTTGGAGGAATTTTATTCCATTATATTCATCTAACTGAAGAAGCTGAAAAATCTAATTGCAAATAAGTTGTGTCTTTAAAATACAACGGGAccaattttttgtttgtttgttttaatcaaAATACATCGATCCATTACAATAAAATGGAATTGTTTTagtttctgtctttctgtagCTTCTTCAGCATAAACTGATAATATGCCAAACTTTCCCAATCACTTCACAAGTTGTGACTGCTGTTTTTTTATTGTCCAAGTAGCTTTAAATATTTGATGGTTTagctattgaaaaaaaaaaaattagaaaaaaatacagacactATGCAGAAGCAAAAGATTTTGGTGTTGAAAATGGTTGGTGGCACTAGCATCCTCAAAcatattttggtttgtttcccaattttttttagTCTCATTAACAAAATGGATTCAATCCATTTTGGTGTTACTTATCTGTATGTAAGTAGCATATAAATTATagcttttctcatttaaattgTAGAGTAATTCTTTAATTGAAATTATTGCTTCAGAATTGAGGAagtaaaaaaatggaaaactaaaTGTTTCCAGAGTTTAAGAATTGTTCCTTTCAATTTTGGCTGAAAAATTACCCAAAATGAGATCTGAATTTACATATAGTTTCTGTGCTTCTATAACTTTATTTTCTGAGAACCAAACATATTTCAGTTACTCTGACTTAACATCTCCAAAAATCATTGCTTGCTTAGATGGAGATCACTTGGAAACATTAGTCATAAGTCTGTAGAAACATTCTGAAGTGGACATCTAAAGTAGCAGGTCAAGCTGTGCCCTAGAAGGGGCTGACTGGGTTGTGTGGTCATCACCAGCAGTCCAGGGATAATACCAgcataaaaaatgcatttccagccccacaagcttttaaattttttgggaCCAGTTTCATCTCTATTGAAGTAAACTCAGCTGTCCTCATTGGATATAAGAGTTCATTTGTATCCTAAGTAGATaacaccaaaagaaaaatatgcaacTGAAGGAATGATAGACTGATTTCATCTTTAATGTGTGCACACATATTTTGTATTCTACTTCCACCAGACAATGTTAACACTGTAGGAATTTCTGTGCAAGAAACCTGAACAAATCAAACTTAACCATACCCTACTACATAGatcatttataaaaaaatatgcatttgttTCCCTTAATGTCTGCACCATACAATGGGACTTTAGAAGAAATGAAATCATAGGATTTCCAAGCATCATTGTACATGCCAACAGGGTAAGGCAAATAAATTGGCAATGAGGATTAAATTTAATTCTTGGAACAATGGAAATTAGAATTTTGACATGTTTtaatggagaggaaaagagataTTAAGAACAGAaagagcacagcagaaaaacagtAATCACTGATTACCAAACAAAGGCAATGTCCTAGTGCACAGAAGGGATTTTCTTGGAGAAATGTTATAAAGCTCTTGACACAGctgaaattatatattttgtcTAATTGCTGCCAAATTTTTTTCATCAGCAATGTACTTTAAATATGTATCATTGTAATAATTAAAAGCATTATTGAGCCTGATATATGGAGCCATGttaaattttggttttatttaaacagattttaaaaagagttaCAGTATCATTATGGCAGTGATACACACACACCAAGTTAATAATCTATTTTAGCTTGATTATGTATTCTTGATACATAATCCAAGGAAAGCGGTCATCCACACCTTAAaattccaataaaaaaaaaatttcctgagTTACACCATGataaatttttgttgttgttcaggACTTCATTTTTATCTGATGAACTTCTGGAATACATTCAACACGTATTTTTGTTGTGCAGATTTGCATAAAAATGCCATTTGATCAGGTTGATTTTAAAAGTGTCAAGTTTATATTTGAACCTGGATAATATTCTGGCTAGTATAATATGTAAACtagtaattttgttttgtattctCTGTATAAAGTGTTTTATATTATACAGTAGCTAAGTGAATTGCACTATTGTACATGCAATGCgtctttttttttagcttatTCAAGGAATCCCTGGGAATGTAGTTTAatgcaataatattttttttcaataaaaaggCTTACTGGTATAAAGAGTGTCAgtcatgtatttttaatgtaaagcaTACCAAAAGGCTACAACCTAATAAAATGCAGAATGGTGCAGAcgtattctgtattttaatctCCAGAACTGAAATATGTTAAATTCATTCCTGTGGTTATAATCCTGAAGTTTCTTAGAATGTTTCCTAAAGATTTTAGTATGTGTCACAAAAGTGGGTTGtttaaatggaaatgaaaataaatattccttaaaaaaattattctatcTATGTGGTTTTTCCAAGGACTTTTGATGAACCAATATCCTCCTGAGTACTTTTTTGCACTAATCAGTTTATTAGAATTATATTTACAACTCATCTGTCTGGTTTCCCAAATAATTGTATAGCAGGTCCTTTGGTAAAGAATCTAACAGTAGGATCTACAAATGTGTCATTTATTCACGCTTTAATCATTCTTTAAATCTTCAAACAGTCATGACAAGTATCACTTTATCCCATGTTTTCCCTATTACCTTGTACTTTTCCAGTTTGTTTATTGCAACCTTTTCCATCCACCTTTCATTTATATTGTTTTCTGACACAAGGCTTTTGGTCATAGAGTTACTCAGCTGCAGTGGTCCCAGACCTGTTGCTGTACTATTTGTAAGGCTACTTATTCCCATCACTGGATAGTTTCATAAATCTCTTGTCTCCAGGTGAGCACAAAGACTGAAGGAAGGTAAAAAAACAAGTGTCTGCAGGTCTGTAGTAGATAAAACTCTCTCTTTTGAGGTCAGATATGACAGAGGTTATATTCGGTCCAGTCTGTGTAGCTGGAAATACCTTGGCCAATCTCTGGGACCAAATTAATCTACCATGCAGGAACATGCCATGACTTGGGCATTCTATAAAATCTTGAAACCATGGCAAATCCACAGAGACATAATTGACACAGTGTATCTAATtccattcaatttttttttccttttagctatttaataataaaaccaaaattcatAATGagacaaatatataaaatgtgtGTCTGAAGGAAATTAATATCTATGACATTACTGTTAACTCTTGTAGGCTTTCAGCTGAGATTAGATCCCATCTGTTTGCTGCTGAACAAATCTTGGtacaagcagggaaaaaaacaaaaacagaaacaaaaaacatattaaaaaaaaaaatcactcaccACTACTTCCCTGGTGGAAAGTAAGTGTATAACCTCATTATGCAAAGTAAGCAtctttatatgtattttatgcAGAAATATAAAGAATCACCATGAATGTAGCTCATTACCTCTCTCTTTCTGGACACTAGGCAGAGCGTGTGTGGGAATAACAGGAATTTGCAAGTCAGTGAACTGCACTGCTGCCATGCTGGGTTTGGGGTATACTGTTGTGATGTGCCTGAATATTTCACTGCCCCAGGGCTAAGGGGAATTGGCTCATTAGTATT encodes:
- the ZNF804B gene encoding zinc finger protein 804B, with translation MACYLVISSRHLSNGHYRGIKGVFRGPLCKKGARSPVTATSSPPPSLAPRTDYAEKEKAAARALEDVKANFYCELCDKQYHKHQEFDNHINSYDHAHKQRLKDLKQREFARNVASKSWKDEKKQEKALKRLHQLAELRKQSECITGSGPLLKAPRLVLEKQQSPDGIFLYNGGKFTGSSQRTITSEGQGFSKSILEKQKLIISRHHPPTERHHALGNHISQMFPESNNISQRAGVSFSFSKKVPLKLESSASVFSENSEEGNDCSESPSHKKKQIIEGCHSVTLLEEQLKASLDKESPITQHGMDWDNSASSHIAAKPKMLKENEKSSDRQSEEKFRSNPLFSKVKIPLSNLNFSASLKETEQESNLNESEQFSENPISSSWQASNFCTQLNTYKHSNAHLPDHLSELPRQPAAELNNIDDSSGVIKKERPLEITETTDGNMGTLAKENMAKEFKPQTFPFLHVVSKDGTTALQWPTELLLFTKTEPHISYGCNPLYFDFRLSLNHREGKQRETNKASCKELSKNKIVDEYEPSGLIKHKKMSNEQDNQLLKPKKMKGSLNTRKAKQKAESDVGKEMNENSRKCIADYLNENIPKVPAYLDVSQKDYVTEKSLYTTTLRRPLKNNFHGCESKTQNIRNESMSFSAFMSRIKKSESSKCHLIDSEEKHDNQSDSRSLQDVVSCSSDISDSGKDSSGSFFSCKSSSNSRYSDNERCGSYTRCWRVSSPQKSSSGRHSSYSDTSVSSTSSYMSYTSPTSNNHRRNNLLCCCKRKSKTDERHKCKHRKHKCILTSDDTDEDNLCDSRSHRTKNCIQSGTIKYQKSSRLKVLQIRDRSKHSRCRHQHFGKVHSRSRNYHKSKSGSTSDSRSSERSSSSRMSRGSSSGSFSKETDNCDNKTKEDAERGSNVEPGKAETAHSNSLNVNNQSKMFATCSSKNVAKDIWGKRKSMTAKLLLERVQSKKTQEQMHDSERFSISSGVELKDHSQSHFALQFSSSVDDTAMLPLPEKVLSIGENDMGHNEISSLENSEKKNNSEASEKTNVALSPGTDYDHCFLKDIIQIETGYQSPSIKRNTAIKEQTNLFITEMQPFIQSCDPVPNDFPGAFPSNRYSVANSTETKEELHDVNMDLNRAEGSSDSFCDNAMQKYGDTLNDLQVYSKSTSPPLTQQPITFTPEEVDKYRLLQMQAQQHMQKQLLAKHLKVLPAPRPAAFSATPAVPALPVQQQATVTTIHHTLLQRFAVSASVHPHGSHLSLAPLHPLSQAHFAPISLSPLVPTLIPTHSALLTGHPLHLVSTTPLHPSPLSFPALPHAAYIPALFTPHLNTATPSAIHSNLLVHPLFQGQDPHHYSCSIQTQQLPTAKEVFSVSSYLN